In a single window of the Olivibacter sp. SDN3 genome:
- a CDS encoding DUF2911 domain-containing protein, whose product MKRTFLCIATAMLFASLLSIETSFAQTVKLPAASSKQVVTQDLGISQVTLTYARPNTKGRKIFGGLEPYGEVWRTGANGATTLAFSGDVIIDGKKVAAGTYGLFTIPDKNEWTIILNKKSDQWGAYEYNQSDDVLRFKVKPEKTKNKVETFTIDFPEVTAKQAKLSIRWEDTAVAFDINVDQDQEIMASIDEAMQSEKKPYLAAAQYYFNNDKDLDKALIWADEALKANPALPYPYYWKAQIQLKKGDKAGAKATAELGRQAAEKADSEEYIRLNNQVIEKAK is encoded by the coding sequence ATGAAAAGAACTTTTTTATGTATAGCTACTGCTATGCTGTTTGCTTCTTTACTGAGCATAGAGACATCTTTTGCACAAACCGTAAAGCTTCCTGCTGCTAGTAGTAAACAAGTCGTTACGCAAGATCTTGGTATCAGTCAGGTTACGCTAACTTATGCGCGTCCCAATACTAAGGGGCGGAAAATTTTTGGTGGTCTTGAACCTTATGGTGAAGTGTGGCGAACAGGGGCTAACGGTGCAACCACCTTAGCTTTTAGTGGTGATGTCATTATTGATGGCAAAAAAGTTGCCGCGGGTACTTATGGTTTGTTTACCATACCTGATAAAAATGAATGGACAATCATTCTGAACAAGAAAAGCGATCAATGGGGAGCATATGAATATAACCAGTCAGACGATGTTCTTCGTTTTAAGGTTAAGCCCGAAAAGACAAAAAATAAAGTGGAAACGTTCACGATAGATTTTCCTGAAGTAACAGCTAAGCAGGCGAAGCTTAGCATTCGCTGGGAAGACACCGCAGTGGCATTTGACATAAACGTTGATCAGGACCAAGAAATTATGGCTTCTATAGATGAGGCCATGCAAAGTGAGAAAAAACCTTATTTGGCTGCCGCACAGTATTATTTCAATAATGATAAAGACCTCGATAAAGCATTGATTTGGGCAGATGAAGCCCTGAAAGCTAATCCGGCATTACCGTATCCATACTATTGGAAGGCTCAGATTCAACTGAAAAAAGGCGATAAGGCTGGAGCGAAAGCCACTGCGGAGCTGGGGAGACAAGCGGCAGAAAAGGCTGATAGTGAAGAATATATACGATTGAATAACCAGGTTATAGAGAAGGCAAAATAA
- the ffh gene encoding signal recognition particle protein, whose amino-acid sequence MFDNLQDKLDRAFKVLKGQGNITEINVAETIKEIRKALLDADVNYKTAKAFTDEVKQKALGENVLNSVSPGQLLTKIMNDELTALMGGSVTELETTKNPTVILIAGLNGAGKTTFTGKLAKYLKENKGKKPLLVAGDVYRPAAIDQLEVLAQQVDVPVYTNRDSADPIAIAEEGVTEAKRNGNNIVIVDTAGRLAIDEALMNEISAVKDATQPHEILFVVDAMTGQDAVNTAKAFNDRLDFTGVVLTKLDGDTRGGAALSIKSVVNKPIKFIGTGEKMEALDVFHPDRMASRILGMGDVVSLVERAQQQFDEKEAAALQKKIRKNKFDFNDFVSQIQQIKKMGNMKDLMGMIPGVGKAIKDVDIDDDAFKPIEAIIGSMTPYERENPDVIDQKRRMRIASGSGTDINDVNKLMKQFSDMRKMMKQFSNPAAAAKMMRGMPKMPFGR is encoded by the coding sequence ATGTTTGATAATCTACAGGATAAGTTAGATAGAGCCTTTAAAGTTTTAAAAGGTCAGGGCAATATTACGGAAATCAACGTTGCAGAGACCATTAAGGAGATTCGTAAGGCCTTATTGGATGCCGACGTCAATTATAAAACTGCAAAGGCTTTTACCGATGAGGTAAAACAGAAGGCTCTGGGAGAAAATGTGTTGAATAGCGTTTCTCCTGGGCAGTTGCTGACCAAGATCATGAATGATGAGCTTACAGCACTCATGGGCGGATCGGTTACAGAGCTGGAAACCACTAAAAACCCAACAGTAATATTGATTGCTGGTCTGAACGGAGCAGGTAAGACTACGTTTACAGGTAAACTGGCAAAATACCTGAAAGAAAATAAAGGAAAAAAACCGCTTTTGGTTGCGGGTGACGTTTATCGTCCGGCGGCAATCGATCAGTTGGAAGTGCTCGCTCAGCAAGTAGATGTACCGGTATATACTAACCGCGATTCAGCGGATCCGATTGCGATTGCTGAGGAAGGAGTTACCGAAGCCAAAAGAAACGGGAACAACATCGTTATCGTCGATACTGCTGGTCGTCTAGCTATCGATGAGGCTTTGATGAACGAAATCAGTGCTGTTAAAGATGCCACCCAACCGCACGAGATCCTCTTTGTAGTAGATGCCATGACTGGTCAGGATGCGGTAAACACGGCAAAGGCCTTTAATGATCGTTTAGACTTTACCGGAGTGGTGTTAACCAAGTTAGATGGAGACACTCGTGGTGGTGCAGCCTTGTCTATAAAATCAGTTGTCAATAAACCGATCAAGTTTATCGGTACAGGCGAGAAGATGGAGGCCTTGGATGTGTTTCATCCAGATCGTATGGCTTCCCGTATTTTGGGTATGGGCGATGTGGTTTCTTTGGTTGAACGTGCACAACAGCAGTTTGATGAAAAAGAAGCCGCGGCGCTGCAGAAAAAAATCCGCAAAAATAAATTTGATTTCAATGATTTCGTCAGTCAGATACAACAGATCAAGAAGATGGGTAATATGAAGGATCTGATGGGGATGATTCCTGGCGTGGGTAAAGCGATCAAAGACGTTGATATTGATGACGATGCTTTCAAACCTATTGAGGCGATCATTGGTTCTATGACACCATATGAACGGGAAAACCCGGACGTAATTGATCAAAAGCGTCGTATGCGTATAGCTAGTGGCTCTGGAACAGATATTAATGATGTCAATAAGTTGATGAAGCAATTTAGTGATATGCGAAAGATGATGAAACAGTTCTCGAATCCCGCAGCTGCGGCAAAGATGATGCGAGGCATGCCTAAGATGCCTTTTGGTAGATAA
- a CDS encoding YifB family Mg chelatase-like AAA ATPase — translation MLVKVFSSAVYGIEATTITIEVNISAGTQYFIVGLPDSAIKESTFRVESALQSANYRMPRQKIVINMAPADIKKEGSAYDLAIAIGVLAASGQIKTDRLADFLILGELSLDGGVQAIKGALPIALQARKEQFKGIILPKANAREAAVVNDLEVYGVDNILEVVQFMNEEKGLTQTMVDTREEFLSNINNYAFDFSDVHGQENIKRALEIAAAGGHNVVLIGPPGAGKTMLAKRLPSILPPLSLYESLETTKIHSVAGKLTAKDALMTVRPFRAPHHTVSDVALVGGGGNPQPGEISLAHNGVLFLDELPEFKRAVLEVLRQPLEERQITISRAKLTVDYPASFMLIASMNPCPCGYYNHPEKDCVCAPALVQKYLSKVSGPLLDRIDLHVEVTPVDFGALTAKTDIEKSNCIRERVISARNIQEIRFKNEENVHSNAQMGSKKVREICTITDGGKTLLKNAMERLGLSARAYDRILKVARTIADLDSSDTIAMEHLAEAIHFRSLDREHWAG, via the coding sequence ATGTTAGTCAAAGTATTCAGCAGTGCGGTATACGGAATTGAGGCAACGACCATCACCATTGAAGTCAATATATCTGCGGGAACACAATATTTTATTGTAGGCCTCCCCGATAGCGCGATTAAGGAAAGTACTTTTAGGGTAGAAAGTGCACTACAAAGTGCGAACTATCGGATGCCCCGGCAGAAGATTGTGATTAATATGGCACCTGCTGATATTAAGAAAGAAGGCTCGGCTTATGACCTGGCAATTGCCATAGGTGTGCTCGCCGCGTCGGGACAAATCAAAACGGATAGACTGGCTGATTTCCTTATCTTAGGTGAATTGTCCCTGGATGGTGGTGTCCAAGCCATCAAAGGCGCTTTACCCATTGCACTACAAGCCAGAAAAGAGCAGTTTAAAGGCATAATACTACCAAAAGCAAATGCTAGGGAGGCGGCTGTTGTAAATGATTTAGAAGTATACGGGGTTGATAATATTCTCGAAGTTGTTCAATTTATGAACGAGGAGAAAGGGCTGACGCAAACAATGGTAGATACCCGAGAAGAATTTCTTTCCAATATCAATAATTATGCGTTTGATTTTTCGGATGTGCACGGACAGGAGAATATCAAGCGAGCTTTGGAAATCGCAGCAGCGGGAGGCCACAATGTAGTGCTGATTGGTCCGCCCGGCGCCGGGAAGACGATGTTGGCTAAGCGGTTGCCCTCCATTCTGCCACCATTAAGTCTTTACGAATCGCTTGAAACCACGAAAATTCATTCCGTAGCTGGAAAGCTAACTGCTAAAGATGCATTGATGACCGTCCGTCCTTTTCGGGCACCACATCATACCGTGAGTGATGTTGCGCTGGTAGGTGGAGGAGGAAATCCGCAACCAGGTGAAATTTCCCTTGCGCACAATGGCGTATTGTTTTTAGATGAGTTACCGGAGTTTAAGCGTGCCGTATTGGAGGTTCTAAGGCAGCCACTGGAAGAGCGGCAGATTACTATTTCACGAGCGAAATTAACCGTTGATTATCCAGCTAGTTTTATGCTGATAGCATCAATGAATCCCTGCCCTTGCGGCTATTACAACCATCCTGAAAAAGATTGTGTGTGTGCTCCCGCGCTTGTTCAGAAATATCTTAGTAAAGTTTCCGGGCCGCTTTTGGATCGAATTGACCTACATGTGGAAGTCACGCCAGTTGATTTTGGTGCGCTAACAGCAAAGACAGACATTGAAAAAAGTAATTGCATTAGAGAACGGGTAATCTCCGCCAGAAATATACAAGAAATACGGTTCAAGAATGAAGAAAATGTACACAGCAATGCACAAATGGGTTCAAAGAAAGTGAGGGAAATCTGTACGATCACGGATGGGGGAAAGACCTTACTGAAGAATGCGATGGAGCGCCTGGGACTGTCTGCCAGGGCCTACGATCGAATATTAAAAGTAGCCCGTACAATTGCGGATTTAGATAGTAGCGACACCATAGCGATGGAGCATCTTGCCGAGGCCATTCATTTTAGAAGTTTGGATCGGGAGCATTGGGCAGGGTGA
- the tsf gene encoding translation elongation factor Ts, with protein sequence MSTVQISASDVNKLRQQTGAGMMDCKKALVEANGDFDAAIDYLRKKGAKVAASRQDRDSNEGVVIAKTTADGKRGVVVEVNCETDFVAKNADFVAFAERVADVAVNESPASLEDLKALAIDGIKIADLLIDQTGKIGEKIEVSKYEVITAEKVVPYIHGNYRLGVLVGLSADVDAAEEAGKDVAMQIAAMNPLAIDKDGVDSKTIEHELEIAKEQIRAEGKPENMIEKIAQGKLNKFYKESTLLNQDFVKDGSKNVGQFLDSVAKGLTVTAFKRVQLGA encoded by the coding sequence ATGTCTACAGTACAAATTTCTGCATCAGACGTAAATAAGTTGCGCCAACAAACCGGTGCCGGTATGATGGATTGTAAAAAAGCATTGGTAGAAGCAAATGGCGACTTCGACGCTGCTATTGACTACCTGCGTAAAAAGGGGGCCAAGGTTGCTGCCAGTCGTCAGGACCGCGACTCTAACGAAGGCGTGGTTATTGCCAAAACCACTGCAGATGGAAAACGCGGTGTTGTCGTTGAAGTAAACTGCGAAACGGACTTTGTAGCAAAAAATGCTGATTTCGTTGCTTTTGCTGAACGTGTTGCCGATGTTGCCGTTAATGAATCTCCTGCTAGCTTAGAAGACTTAAAGGCACTGGCTATCGATGGTATTAAAATCGCCGATCTACTGATTGACCAAACCGGCAAAATTGGCGAAAAAATCGAAGTATCAAAGTACGAGGTCATTACTGCAGAGAAAGTTGTTCCTTATATTCACGGAAATTATCGTTTAGGTGTATTGGTAGGGCTTAGTGCTGATGTTGACGCCGCAGAAGAAGCAGGTAAAGATGTCGCAATGCAAATTGCCGCAATGAATCCACTTGCTATTGATAAAGATGGCGTCGACTCGAAAACCATTGAACATGAATTGGAGATTGCCAAAGAACAAATCCGTGCGGAAGGCAAGCCAGAAAATATGATCGAGAAAATTGCTCAAGGTAAATTGAATAAATTCTACAAAGAGTCTACCCTATTAAACCAGGATTTTGTAAAAGACGGTTCTAAAAATGTAGGCCAATTCCTTGACAGCGTTGCTAAAGGTTTGACAGTAACTGCATTTAAACGCGTTCAATTAGGCGCATAA
- the rpsB gene encoding 30S ribosomal protein S2, producing MARTTYQELLDAGVHFGHLTRKWDPKMAKYIFMERNGIHIIDLNKTLAKLEEASSAIKQIVKSGRKVLFVATKKQAKDIVADQAKAVNMPYVTERWLGGMLTNFATVRKSIKKMSNIDKMTKDGTYDVLSKKEKLMIQRERVKLENLLGGIADLNRLPAALFIIDVKKEHIAVSEALKLNIPTFAMVDTNSDPTNIDFPIPSNDDATKSINLITNVIKQAIVEGLEERKRDKEEEAEKEAAAAKAKIDSGEEAAPEPAAPARERKAEATETKEEK from the coding sequence ATGGCAAGAACAACATATCAGGAACTACTGGATGCAGGTGTACACTTTGGTCACCTTACCCGTAAATGGGATCCGAAAATGGCTAAGTACATTTTCATGGAGCGTAATGGCATCCACATCATCGATTTGAACAAAACTTTGGCAAAATTGGAAGAAGCATCTTCTGCCATCAAACAAATCGTTAAATCTGGCCGTAAAGTTTTATTTGTTGCGACCAAAAAACAAGCAAAAGACATCGTTGCTGACCAAGCGAAGGCAGTAAACATGCCTTATGTTACTGAACGCTGGCTGGGAGGAATGTTAACCAACTTTGCTACCGTACGTAAGTCTATCAAAAAAATGTCTAATATAGACAAGATGACAAAAGACGGTACCTACGATGTATTATCTAAAAAAGAGAAGTTAATGATTCAACGCGAGCGCGTTAAATTAGAAAACTTATTGGGCGGTATCGCTGATTTAAACCGTCTACCAGCGGCTTTATTCATTATTGATGTAAAGAAAGAGCATATTGCTGTTAGCGAGGCTTTGAAACTGAACATCCCTACGTTTGCTATGGTAGATACCAATTCCGATCCGACAAATATCGATTTTCCTATTCCATCGAACGACGATGCTACCAAGTCAATCAATTTAATCACTAATGTAATTAAACAAGCGATTGTTGAGGGGTTGGAAGAACGTAAACGTGATAAAGAAGAAGAAGCAGAAAAAGAAGCTGCCGCCGCAAAAGCTAAAATAGATAGTGGCGAAGAGGCTGCTCCAGAACCTGCTGCTCCTGCGCGTGAGCGTAAAGCCGAAGCAACAGAAACTAAGGAAGAAAAATAG
- the rpsI gene encoding 30S ribosomal protein S9, whose product MSTTNTSGRRKTAVARIYLSAGSGNITVNGKDYKEYFPTLPLQYIVTQSTEVAGVAGNYDVKVNVAGGGVKGQAEAVRLAIAKALVELDPEVKSALRAKGLMTRDDRMVERKKPGRRKARRRFQFSKR is encoded by the coding sequence ATGTCAACAACTAACACTTCAGGAAGAAGAAAAACCGCTGTTGCCCGCATTTATTTATCTGCAGGTAGCGGCAACATTACCGTAAACGGTAAAGACTACAAAGAGTATTTCCCTACATTGCCCTTGCAATACATTGTTACTCAAAGCACAGAAGTTGCTGGCGTTGCCGGTAACTACGATGTGAAAGTTAACGTAGCTGGTGGAGGCGTTAAAGGCCAGGCCGAAGCGGTGCGTTTAGCTATTGCTAAAGCATTGGTTGAGCTAGACCCAGAGGTAAAATCTGCATTACGTGCGAAAGGTTTAATGACCCGCGACGACCGTATGGTTGAGCGTAAAAAACCAGGCCGCCGTAAAGCTCGCAGAAGATTTCAATTTAGTAAACGTTAA
- the rplM gene encoding 50S ribosomal protein L13, translating to MNTLSYKTVSANKNTVNKEWIVVDAEGEILGRLSSQIAKVIRGKHKPTYTPHVDCGDNVIVINADKIKLTGNKLGEKQYVSYTGYPGGQRFISPKDLLAKHPTRIVEKAVRGMLPKNRLGRALYKNLFVYAGPEHPHAAQNPKTVKF from the coding sequence GTGAATACGTTAAGTTACAAAACTGTCTCAGCCAACAAAAACACCGTTAACAAAGAATGGATCGTTGTTGACGCTGAAGGTGAGATTTTGGGGCGCTTGTCATCTCAGATTGCCAAGGTAATTAGAGGGAAACACAAGCCTACGTACACCCCACACGTAGACTGCGGAGATAACGTGATTGTTATCAATGCAGACAAGATTAAGTTGACTGGAAACAAACTGGGAGAAAAGCAGTATGTTTCATACACGGGTTACCCTGGTGGTCAGCGTTTCATTTCTCCAAAAGATTTATTGGCGAAGCATCCTACCCGTATTGTAGAAAAAGCGGTACGTGGTATGCTACCTAAAAACCGTTTAGGTCGTGCTTTATACAAGAACTTATTTGTGTATGCTGGGCCAGAACACCCACATGCCGCACAGAATCCGAAAACCGTTAAATTCTAA